Proteins co-encoded in one Theileria equi strain WA chromosome 3, complete sequence genomic window:
- a CDS encoding elongation factor Tu family member (encoded by transcript BEWA_008240A), with amino-acid sequence MSDADGLSSDYKESDSSNTKSTFTFNPNAAEFKPNVSWYALDEPDQDKVSSVNDSLQSLSIKESQSSADSGQEAKPSKSDVTSDVGSSKKKSAESSLPPPDSRQHINIVFIGHIDAGKSTTCGNILYLSGQVDERTIEKYGREAKEKNRESWFLAFIMDTNEEERQKGKTIEVGRAKIETEHKRFTILDAPGHRNYVPNMIEGATQADCGVLIISARKGEFETGFERGGQTREHALLAKTLGVSYLIVAINKMDEPTCQWSEERYTTIVKKLKPFLKTCGFTEGKDLSFVPISGLTGQNILDHVSDPNYKNHEPKASWYDTSMPTLFRLLDELPTAKCDDNAPLRIPIIDSYRDNGIVCLGKVESGVLKSGQSCVLLPHKAKVKIPNVYFDDDEYAFAKLGENIRFRLIGIDDDSVPKGSVVCNAESLCPVVKEFTALISVVDLLEHRPLISAGYYCIFHAHCLSAEVEFVKLTESIDKATKKKKKNPVFAANNTIITAHLRLKTPGCLETFEFCPQLGRFTLRDEDKTIAIGKILEIVETE; translated from the exons ATGTCAGACGCCGACGGTTTATCATCGGACTATAAAGAATCGGATTCTTCAAATACAAAGtccacatttacattcaATCCAAACGCAGCGGAGTTTAAGCCAAATGTCAGCTGGTATGCGTTGGATGAACCGGACCAGGACAAAGTTTCATCAGTAAATGATAGTCTACAGTCTTTGTCTATAAAGGAGAGCCAAAGTTCAGCAGATAGTGGCCAAGAAGCCAAACCCTCAAAGA GTGATGTTACTTCTGACGTTGGATCTTCAAAGAAAAAGTCAGCTGAGTCATCCTTGCCTCCACCTGATTCTCGTCAACACATTAACATTGTTTTTATCGGTCACATTGATGCTGGCAAGTCCACGACATGCGGAAACATATT GTACCTTTCTGGTCAAGTTGATGAAAGAACCATAgaaaaatatggaagagAAGCCAAGGAAAAGAACAGAGAGAGTTGGTTCTTGGCGTTCATTATGGATAcaaatgaggaagaaaggCAAAAG GGGAAAACTATTGAAGTCGGCAGAGCAAAGATCGAGACTGAACACAAACGTTTCACCATTCTAGATGCTCCCGGACATAGGAACTATGTACCCAATATGATTGAAGGTGCCACGCAAGCCGATTGTGGTGTTTTGATTATTTCTGCCAGAAAAGGAGAGTTTGAAACTGGATTTGAGAGAGGTGGACAAACTAGAGAGCATGCCTTGTTGGCGAAAACACTGG GTGTTAGTTATCTAATTGTTGCtataaataaaatggaCGAACCTACGTGCCAATGGTCTGAGGAGAGATATACTACCATCGTAAAGAAATTAAAACCATTCCTAAAGACATGTGGATTTACCGAAGGAAAAGATTTGAGTTTCGTACCAATATCTGGCTTGACTGGACAAAACATTTTAGATCACGTTTCTGATCCAAACTATAAAAATCATGAGCCAAAGGCGTCATGGTACGACACAAGCATGCCTACACTATTCAGATTACTTGATGAACTTCCAACAGCCAAGTGTGATGACAACGCGCCTTTGCGTATTCCAATCATTGATAGTTATCGCGATAACGGAATAGTTTGTTTGGGTAAGGTTGAATCAGGCGTATTGAAGTCCGGGCAAAGCTGTGTCCTTTTGCCGCACAAGGCAAAGGTCAAGATCCCAAACGTTTATTTTGATGATGACGAATATGCGTTTGCCAAGCTTGGAGAAAATATAAGG TTCCGTTTAATTGGAATCGATGATGATTCTGTCCCAAAGGGTTCTGTTGTCTGCAATGCTGAATCGCTTTGCCCAGTTGTAAAGGAATTTACGGCACTAATTTCAGTGGTGGATTTGTTAGAACACCGCCCATTGATTAGCGCAGGATATTACTGTATATTCCATGCCCATTGTTTGTCTGCAGAGGTAGAGTTTGTAAAACTCACCGAAAGTATAGACAAGGCGaccaagaagaaaaaaaaGAATCCGGTTTTTGCTGCAAACAATACAATTATCACGGCACATTTAAGATTGAAAACACCAGGTTGTTTGGAAACCTTTGAGTTCTGCCCACAACTTGGTAGGTTCACTCTTCGTGACGAGGATAAGACCATAGCCATCGGCAAGATACTAGAAATTGTAGAAACAGAATAG